The genomic interval gatactcaACACTACTGTAATTAGACAGACCCTcctggagacacagacagatactcaACACTACTGTAGTTAGACCGACCCTcctggagacacagacagatactcaACACTACTGTAGTTAGACAGACCCTcctggagacacagacagatactcaACACTACTGTAGTTAGACAGACCCTcctggagacacagacagatactcaACACTACTGTAGTTAGACAGACCCTcctggagacacagacagatactcaACACTACTGTAATTAGACAGACCCTcctggagacacagacagatactcaACACTACTGTAGTTAGACAGACCCTcctggagacacagacagatactcaACACTACTGTAGTTAGACTGACCCTcctggagacacagacagatgctCAACACTACTGTAGTTAGACTGACCCTcctggagacacagacagatactcaACACTACTGTAGTTGGACAGACCCATCtcaagacacagacagatgctCAACACTACTGTAGTTAGATATAAAACCAGCATATAAAACAGGCTTGCATTGGTGAGGCTCTATTGTGaatgtattaaacattttattactgaAGAAAAAATGCATATAATATGTATGacgtgagaaagacagagtccTCACCTGGACGGCATCGTTCCCTCCAACCCAGGTTCGCTGGTCTTTCTTGCCGCTCTTCTCAATGACGGACAGAAGGAAATGATACTGGTGAGGTCCGTGTACTGAAGCCAGGTTTCCACCTAAGAGCAGACAGTTCCtctggagggagagatagagagagacagacatcacAATGTTTGAACTGACTTTTTAGTTTTGTAACTCTGTTGACCGCCAACTAAACCCATTGACCACAGATTAAACCTACTGACCACCGACTAATCCCATTGACTACAGATGAAACGTACTGAATCCATTGACCACAGATTAAACCTAACATGACCTTACATGGACACTAGATTACCACCCGAGTCCAGTTTCATAAATTCTCTCTCTGGTCTATCTCACTGGTCTATCTCCCTGTGCTATCTATGTGTAATAGGATTACATGCTTAAAAACTGGACAGAAAGATAAAAGGATTATCTTGAATGGGGACTGTTCTATTAATTCTCTTTCTATGCATGCAGTTATCATCCAGCAAGTGGAATCCAGGCAGACAACTTTGAAAAAACGCTGGTTGCCAATCTCTCCTCAAACTCCTTCAAAGCCAAAGGACTAGAACATTCTGTCGGACACCATGACTGTCCTCCCAACAACTTTACTGATGTTCAAACCCTTCAATGCAGAgctcccttccttccttccaaAGAATAAATGAAATATGACAGAACTCAAACTACAACACATATATGGTAATATGGTAATATGGTAATAACCgttgttttagtttttcaggGAGGGGGGTGTATCCATTCTAAAATATGGGGTTttggtgaaacaaaaccctgcTGTACTATTTTTCTGATTCTGAGGTACACACAACAACCTCAAATAATTATGCAATAGGTTATGTGTAATAACAACAGGGTAGATTTCTATGTTAGTGAGTCACACCAAAGACTGGAAGGCACTGCTGGAAAGACAAGACTCCCAGCTTTCAGCAGACACCCTGGTTTCCCAGATAGGGCCTACCGTTCTCATATCACACTGCATTTTATTTAGTAACATAGGTACCCTAGATATTGGGTACAAAGTTAAACCATCAATACTACAACAAATCAACCAAAGGCCCGATCTCAAAGTAGGTATTTGAATCACGCTACTCCTCCCTATTGCCAGTGTCGGTGCTGGTTTTAAACGTGTGTTAAAGGCAACAGACAGGTACCTCGGCGTGGTGCCATGAAGCTTTGAAGGGGATGTAGTGGTAGCAGTGAGTCCCGTGTCCGTGCCAGCCGTGCGGACACACTCTGTAAGGATGCTCTGGAGAGGGAAGAGATCACGTCAGTCATCCGCATGAATTCCCGCGTTGCAGCCGTTACGTTACTAAGGAGACCAGTAAAGCTCTGaatgtgttatttaaaaaaaaaaattaagtcaACAAAATTTTCACATTTTCCGTAGGTTTCAGGGAGCAGGAAGTATTACCTATTCGCAAGTGCCGTATCAGCTTCTCCATTATTCTTCTCTCGTCATCTCTCTCCTCGCTACTCCAGGACATTAGTTTCTCCTCGCTGCTCCCGTCACGACGGTGGAAGTATCTTTCTTTGCTCCACCAACCAGGCCGGTGAATGTATCGTTCTCTGGCTCCCCAACCAGGCCGGTGAATGTGTCGTTCTCTGGCTCCCCAACCAGGCCGGTGAATGTATTTCTCCTCGCTACTCTGATCAAGTCTCGCGCCCATCCATTCACCTGAGCCTATGACAACACAGATAATAATGAAGAGATAATGACAGGTGCGTTATTTAAACAATACTTAGCCcgttaaaaaaacaattttggAAATTCAGTGGTAGCCATAACCAGGAACTGGCTCCAGTGGCGATTAAACCAACACCTATTGATTCAAAGCTGTGGTCAAGGTCACTAGGTAATTGTTACGGTTGTACATTTTTAAGTATGAACAGATCAACAAACCTCTGAGCAAACCCCAACCATCTCGGTGATTCCAGAAACGATGATTATTCCTATGGCCCCAGTTCATCAAATTGTGCCGATTATTCAAGCCAAGATGATGGTTGTGATGGTTATGAATTAAATGTCGTCTCCGATTTGTTTTCACAAGACCTGTCGAACCAATAGGTTTAGATGCTGGGATCAGCAAATTATTTGAGGGTTCTGCAAATATAGTGACCTTAATAAAGATACAACATTTGTATCTTTATTTGTTTAACTATCAAGAGAAAAACGGAAGGCTTTGAGGTAGCTACATAGATATATGAAATAGATCTAGAGATGAGGCCTCTTTTCGTCTCTTGTGTCTACATATCAATGAATGTCTCTGGTATCTACACCATTCAGCTCTCTTGGTGAAACACAACACAGGTGTAAATTGTGAACTAGTGTCTCTCTTACCGTTGGCATCACCCAGAACAAAGACAACACTGAGCAGTAGGAGGATGGTCAACATCCCCATGTTGACAGTTTCCTAATtagaagagagagataaagggggagagtgagggggagagagagggagaggcagagaaaccAAAGAAAGGTATGAAGTGGGAGACGAAGAGTGACCGAGATGAAGGAAAGATAGACAAAAGCCGCCGAGATGAATTCTGTGTCTGAATGCAGTTTTTCTTAAAGCCACTGAAGTGCTCCCAGCCGAGCGGTGTCAAGGGACCCCAGGACTGAACTGGGGAAACTGCCTGTCACACTCCTGTGTGGATGACAAGCTGTTCCCATTCTAGTGCACTCATTTCTACTGAGGCCTATGAGGggctctggtcagaagtagtgtactacaagGGGAACAGGGTCCCAGCTGGGACATAGTTACACTATTAGATGAACAGGTGTTGAACTCTCACCTTCTGAACTCCTCAGGTGCAGCGTTGCTTCTTCAGAGACCTTCAGTGGTCTTTACCGGGTCTCGGTCTCCTGTGAGTTGAGTTCTAACACTCGTTCCTCTCCTTTTTAAGAACCGTTCCAGTcagacccctccctctctctgactaCATCCTTTTCCGTTCTCCTTCAACTGGATTTGGAGTTTTGGTTCACTTCCTGAACTGACTGACCAATGggaatatatttaatataaatataacgTTTTCTCTCAGTTTACAATGATTAACAAAGTTTAACAGGTATATTTTCCCTTTCTGTAATACATGTGATTTCCTATTTTGTGTTTGTAACACTCGGGTTAGTGGTCACTAGACTTACTGCTGAACGTCATGGATTTACCTCATATCTGTTGATAATGACTGACGCCTCACTGGAGATACAACCACCAAGGGCACGCTGATAATTAACGGTTGTTTTGTTTCGAGGACATCCTGTGAAAACTGTATGCTGCTAAAGTTCTGACCCCCGAAAAAACAAAGGCAAATTCgatgtgaaaatgtttctgttgaataagatataaaatgtttctgttgaatAAGATTCAGTAATTTGATTGAACCATTTTGTGGAGACAGAGTTACCTTAAGGATTTGTGTCAACTGAGATTATATTAAGTGAAAAGTTATTAACTTCATCCAATAAATGATTTTTTTCATAAAACTATGATTTGCAAGACCTCCTTGAACAACAGTAGTTTGGATTggacaaacataaacattttccgtatgtaatttgttttgtaatagCTGTCAGTGACTCAATGTTTTAATAGAAAATCCTGCTAATATGAATTATTGAACTCAACATAAGTTATGAATACCACCCCCACTCTGCATCTGATagtaacacttttttatatAATAACTATTTGTGGTCTATTAAATTGCCAAATACAATTTCACTTTGGTCGTTTGATTGTTAATTGTTTCTAACAGTCTTTCTGGTTGatttctaaaataattttctaCAAGACTAAAATATTATCAGTAAAAAAATCCTAATAAGAAATAAAGACCTAGCTAGACATTAAATAACACCACAGAcggaagaaaaaatataaactaaCAGAGTAAACTTCTATTTACTTGTGGACACTCTAGAGGAAAATGCTGGAAcaagtagctagctagtctCATAAACCAGGTCTCTCTGGCATCTGGAACAAGGTTGAACTAGATTTGTTAAGAGGAAAGGACATTTCTattggtttatttaaattagacCTCATGTGAGGTCACATAAAACCCGTAATATTATTCCCTCCTGGTTTCAAGTGTTTGACAAGGGGACCAGTAACTTTTGGATTAGACTTTATCAATATAGAAAGAACAGTTATGTTTCATACTTTGGTATGATTTGATTTAATAACTTTGTCATCAGATATTatgaaaaacatgacatttattGTTCAGGAGCTTGAGTTCAATTTtacacaattctttttttttaagtttcttTAGGATAATTAGAgaatttcttttgttttgtgatCATTTAGTTCATCTTgttaatttttaaaaaatacatactattatttttttcagattatttataataatttaacatattttaaacattttattattttacacaaaGTTCTATACTGTAGATGTTTGAAGAAAGAATTTACCTTAACTAAGTACattcaacattaaaatgtttgttactAAAACATCAAGGACACATTCCCTCTATAGTAtctgttatttttgttgaatTCATTTTTACAGTGATACTGCAATTCTGTTTGACCACTTACATGAATATTTGATCTTCCGCGAGAACATTAGCAGGTCCCAGATACGAATGTTAGACTGGGAGATGTAAGCAGAATGTAACTGGACCTAACATTCCACCAGACTTGGGTGTTTTGATTGTGGCCCAGTTCTCCTCAAACAGCGATTTGAAATCTCCTCTCACAGGACCCGATGTTCCAGCCAGGAGGACGACCAGAGGACAACACATTAAAACGTCATGCTACTACGTAGTGAAACAAAACAACCTGACTTAACACTTCATAATGCTACGTAGTGAAATAAAAGGACCTGACCAAACACTTCATAATGCTACTTAGTGAAACAAAGAGATCTGAGCAAACACTTCACAATGCTACATAGTAAAACAAAGGGACCTGACCAAACACTTAATAATGCTACATAGTGAAACTTGACTTCATAATGCTACCACCTACTGAGGAAGTATTTTCATTGTAATCTTCTAAGACGAGACCCTTTTCTTCTCCTGAATCTGACCTGTCTGCACAAACAACCAGTACAGAAACTATCAGTTTCCTCTTTGGACAGCTCCTCAACATTCGGATTAAAAATCTTTAGGCCATGCAATTATTTGCTAAGAACCTACTCAGACCAATGTtcttaaattaaataacatgAAGTGGCACATTTGATCCATAAGAACGCAAATGATGAATGAAATCCTGACATTCATGTCCTAATTAAATGGTGTGATTAATAAGCCGCCTCCACCCCATCGCTGTCAGCCGCTGTGTCAGAACGTTTCAGGGGTCTCTAAACATCCGTTACCAATAACACAATCAACACACTGAGGGGATTTAAACCGCTATCAAAATCTGTATTTTAATGCCCTTTGTTTTTCATAATGATCTAGACCAGGGCTGCTcagtcctgttcctggagagttACTGTCCTGGTTGTCTTCTCTCTAAGCCTGATtttacacacctgattctaataaggAGCTGGTTGAGAAGTTCAGTCAGGTTGGTCACCacagggttggagagaaaacctaccagttggtagatctccaggaagagGGTTGAGCAGCCCTGATCGAGACGACATATTAAATAATCATGTTCACTATATATCATTGAAAAAAACATCTCACTACATCTCTACACATCACCACTGGGGCAACACCCATGTTTAACGTTTCAGTTTTTTAAAAATTGTTCTTACATTTTAAGACTGCTGTCACCAAAGCAAATCAAGGGTCAGCAAAAGTTGAGTTGACATCCAGGATGGTGTTGTGTATTCCTGCCCTACACGGCTGAAGGACTGATTCAAAACAGTCTTTTAGATGTTGTGTATTCCTGCCCTACACGGCTGAAGGACTGATTCAAAACAGTCTTTTAGATGTTGTGTGTTCCTGCCCTACACGGCTGAAGGACTGATTCAAAACAGTCTTTTAGATGTTGTGTGTTCCTGCCC from Esox lucius isolate fEsoLuc1 chromosome 24, fEsoLuc1.pri, whole genome shotgun sequence carries:
- the LOC106023994 gene encoding galactose-specific lectin nattectin-like, which translates into the protein MNWGHRNNHRFWNHRDGWGLLRGSGEWMGARLDQSSEEKYIHRPGWGARERHIHRPGWGARERYIHRPGWWSKERYFHRRDGSSEEKLMSWSSEERDDERRIMEKLIRHLRIEHPYRVCPHGWHGHGTHCYHYIPFKASWHHAERNCLLLGGNLASVHGPHQYHFLLSVIEKSGKKDQRTWVGGNDAVQEGVWLWSDGSKFSYQNWSRGQPSNFNNRENCMEINYGADRGKNDAACWHKFPFLCSRKL